In Streptomyces sp. NBC_00683, the DNA window AGAATCCCTTGGAGCAGTCGAGGTAGAGGTACCCCGCGCTCAACAGCGCATCCTTGAACTCCTTTACCTGCTCCGTTCCTGGGCTCGAAACATCAAGTTCAAGGTAGAATCCCTGGCCGTAATAGCGGCCCCCGGATGCGTCGAGGTCATGCTTCTTGTGATGAGCCTCGCGCCGTAGGACATCAATCATGGTGATGCTTGCCCGACCGAAGTCGGTGCCGCAACCGGACTTCAGGATGATTCCTTGTGCTCGGTCGTACTTGTTGGCGTTGTTGAGGGGACCAGCCTTGCTGAGCTGGTCGCAATTCCCGAGCGCCTTGCGGACATGGCTAGCCGCTTCATCAAGGGTCGACGCCTTGGGCTGACTTCCCCCGTCAGCCTTGCTCTCGCCTTCCTGCGTACCAAGCTGGGCTGACTCTTGATCCGCCGACTTCGTTTCGAGCGTCTCATAGAGCCCCACGCCGCCACCGATGAACGCAAGCAGGATGATCCCGCCGATTCCGAATTTAGTGTTGCGGCGCGATTGATTGATTCGATTGCGGTTGCCAGAGATCAGGTTGGAGTCTTGAACATCGCGGGTGGTGAGGCCACCCGTGGTGATTCCGGCGGCCGAGCGATCAGCACCCCCGGAATCAACGAGGGCTGCTGCTACGGCCTCCCGCAGTGCCTTCGCGAACTCGTCATCGACTTCTGCCTCCGCGGCAATGGCATCGATGGCGTCCTGCCGACGTTGTCCGCTCTCTGGGTCTCGTTGAAGACGCAGGTAGACCTGAGCGCCGGACGCGCTTCCCTGGAGCCGGTCAACAACAACATTGGTTAGGGCCTGTGCTGCCATGTTCTGGGCCACTCCGCCCATGAAACCCGCAATGATCGACACCGCTTGAGCTGAAAGGCCTGACAGTTCCACGCTTGCCCCTTAGATCCCGGATTGCTTCCCTACGGCATGCTCCAGCCGTAAGCAAGCCATCTGGCAGCACGTCAGCCCTTGTCCGGCCCTCGCCCGCTCTGCCTCCCGCAACGCTAGAGGCGCGACGGGGAGGGGCCCACGCCATCGCGCGCAGACTCTTCACCATCGAGCGCAGTCCTCTACCGTTTCAACGGTGCTTCACTGGAGTTGGGAGCGGCTGAGCAGGGGGACGAGGCATGGACCGGGAACAGACTGCGGGCATCGCGGGCGACTTGGAGAGCGGTCAGGACCACCGCGAGCAGCTCCCGCAGCCAGCCGAGCAGCCGACCTCGTTGATGACACGGTCCGAGGAACTGCAGGACGCGGCGTCCGGCCTGCTCCTGCCGCTGCGGGTGACCGCCCCGGACGCCCACCCTTTCCGGGCCCGCGTCGAATCCGCCGGGGACGGCCTCGTACGCGTGGGCATCGTGCGGTCCACCCCGCACACGGTCCGCCGGGGGCCACGCATCATGTCCTCGACCGACCCCGACCTATTCAAGGTCACCCTCCACCGCCGCGGTAGCGCCCTGGTCAGCCAGGACGGACCGCAGCGCCGGGTGGCCACCGGCGAACTGCTCGCCCTGGACACGAGCCGCGCCTACACGCTGGTCCTTCCCGACCAGTGCGAAGTGGTCGTCCTCGGTATGCCCCGGGATCTCCTCGGCCCGCACGCCCAGGCCCTGACCCGGCGCAGTGGGACCAGCGTTCCCACGGACGCGGGGGTACGTGCCCTGTGCGCCGCGGTGCTGTCCGATGCAGGTGACCACCTCGACGCCCTCGCCGCCCCCCGCGCCGCGCGCTCGATGGCCGACGCGCTGACCGGCCTGCTGATCAGCGCCCTGGCCGACGTCTCGGCCGAGAGCGTTGAACTGCCTGGAGTCTCCCTCCTTGAACGGATCATGGAGTACACCCTGGCCAATATCTGTGACCCGGAGTTGACGGGCACGGCCGTCGCCCGCGCCCACCACATCTCCTTACGTCGACTGCAACAGCTCTTCCAGGGCGAGGAACGCACCTTCCAGGCCTGGCTGCTGCACGAGCGCCTTCGCCGCATCCACCGAGACCTGAGCGACCCCGCCCTCCGGTGCCGGTCGGCCTCGGCGATCGCGGAGCATTGGGGAATCCGAGACACAGCCCACCTGGCCAGGCGCCTGAAAAAGGGGTTCGGCTGCACAGTCACCGAACTCCGCCAGGCCGGCCAAAGGTGACCGCGTCGCCGCAAGCCGCAAGCCGCAAGCCGCGAGCTGTGGTCGCACGTGGCAGGATTCCCCGATGACTGCTTCACCGCCCACTGTCGAGACCGTGTCCACGGTGGCAACCGATGCTGGAATGCTCGCTCTGTGGGATCCCCAGCACTTCACCGGCATCGTCGATTACGACACTTGGGAACCCCAGCTCGGCGAGGACGAGGACGTTGAACGGCATATCCGTACCGGTGCCCTCGTTCCCATCAACATCCGAAGTGACGGTGCCTTCGGGGTGCTGGTCCGCATAGGCGGCGTCGGACTGCTCGCGCAGCTGACAGAGCGGGAGAGCAGGCACCGCCTGGTCACCTCGGACGCCTACCTTCTCCATTCGTCGGGACAGGTGTGGCTCAGCGGCATCGAGGCGGTGGGCGCCGAAGCGTGGCCGGGAACAGTCCAGTGCGATCTGCCCGTGGGCTGCAATTCGGTAATGATCCACTTGATTGCCTGGGAGGACGAACCCGACAGCGTCAACGACGACGGCACCCCGTCCGAGAGTGCTCTCTCCGACTTCGTCGTCCTCATCAACCCCGCCCTCTCGGAACAGGACTTCCGCTCCGCAGTGGAGACCTTCGACCAGTTGGAAGGCTGACCGCCTAGGTCAGAGGTCAAGCATCACGCGACGTCAGACCAACAACCGTCAACTGACGCTAGACAGGGCCACCGGCTACGACAAAGGCCGCTACGTGTACTCGCCACCACCGCCATAGCCCTCGTTATCCGGCTCCGAACATGATCGGCCGGACAAGTCCTAGGGCCGCCTGCTCTCGATGACATCGACCGCGCCCGCACTTCCGGGCAGTGCACGCAGCAGCGCTTGCGCCGACCGGGCAGCTGTCCGGACTCCCGGGTCATCGACTATCCGGGAGAAAAGTCCGGAGAGCGTCCGCGGTCGCAGGTCCATGACGGAGGCGTGCACACCGCACCCCAGGCCTTCGATGCGATCGGCGTTGTACTGGCGCTCGTAGTTCTGGCCGGGGCAGGCAATGGCCGGGATACCGTGAAAGAGGGAGGCCAGCGCCGTTCCCTGCCCGCCGTGGAAAAGCAGCCCGTCGGATTCGGGGAGCAGCTCGTCCAGCGGAAGGTAGTCGAAGAGGCGGAGATGATCGCCGACGTCCACCATCCGGCCGTTGGCGTTGGTGACACACCAGACGTGAACGCCGGCGAGTTCGGCGCTGCGCGCGAGCGAACGCACCATGGTGTCCGAGTTCCATCCCACGGTGCTCAGGTATGCGAGTACCAGACGCTCGGGCCGGGGCGGCAGGTCGCCGAGCCCTCGGCGGTTCGTACCGTCTAGGTACCCGATGTACCGGATGCCCGGGACATCGCTCAGTTCGGGCTCGAACTGGGCGAAGCTGGTGGCTATCTTCCGGTCGGCCGACCAGAACAGGAGATCAGGCAGGGATTCGACCGTGTCGCCCAGGTAGGGACGGGCCGACTCCCGTGCGAGTTCGTCGAGAGCCTGGTCCTCCGGCCGCTTCTGCAGACGCGGATCGGTTCCGATCGAGGCAAGCCCCACGGTAGGGACACCACAGCGTCGGGCCGAAATGGCCGCGGTGGGACGCATGTCAGCGATGACGACGTCAGGTTGTACGTCCTCGATCACATCGCGTTCGATCTCGAGGAGATGGCGCCAGTAGTCGGGCCGGTCGAGGCCGAGAGTGGTGAAGACGTCGTAGATGTCGCGGATGGCACCGCGAGCGTCCGGGTCGGGGCCGGTGGCGCCCTCGAAGTCGCGGACCTCGAATCCGTTCTCGACGAGCAGCCGTGAACTCGGGGCGCATGCGTGGAACAGGACCTCGTGGCCGCGCTGCCGGGCCGCCCGCGCGATCGCGAGGAGGTAGACGGTGGATCCCCAGGTCCCGGACGTCGAGGCGTAGGGCATAAAGAGCAGCTTCATGTCAGCGTTTTCCTCCCGCCTCGTTCCGAGCATCGAACCACCGCTCGGAGAGGTCACGCGTCCGCTGCCGGACGCGATCGATTCCCGTCGGATTGTTGTAGGCAGCGAAGGGCGGCCACTGGAAGACGAAGACGGCGAGCTCTTCGGCCAGCAGGGCGAGCTCCAGCGTGCGGCGATCGTGTGGACAGCCACTGAGGTACGCGTCGAGCAACTCCGGCGGGGCGGTCACCCCGGCAGGCACGGCGCGGACGTTGAGGAAGGCCAGGTCGGACACGGGGCGGCCGGAGCCCGATACCTGCCAGTCGAGAAGGACCAGTGACTCGCCGGAGTGCGTGATGTTGTCAGTGTGGCAGTCACCGTGGATGAACACCCTTGGGAGTGCCTCCGACTGCCGCTCCAGCTCGGCACGCCGGGAGACGATCTCGGCAAGCAGCGGAAGGGTCGGGGCCCAGAAGGCCTCGATCGCCGGCAGATCGGGCTCGGCCATGGCCTGCCGCAGCGCATCGGGCCGGCCCGGGCCGGCATCCGCCGGGAGAGGCATGCCGTGCAGGGCGGCCAGTTCGAGGCCGAGAGCCGCCCACATGCCCGGCGTCCATGCGGTGACGGGCAAGGGCTTGCCCGCGGCCGCGAGGAGGATGGCCAGGCCGTCTTCGGTGTCCGCGGAGGTGAGAAGCTCCGGCGAGCGCACAGGGGCGCTCGGCGCGAGACGCTGGTAGAAGAGCAACTCCCGCCGCGCTGCCGCCAAGGCGTCCGGTCCCTGTGCGGCGGGGGTGAGCTTGAGGAAGGCGGACTGCCCGTCGGCCGTACGCACGGGGTGGATGCCCGCGCCCGACCGGGACTCGAGGTACCCCTCGGACTCCTCGGCGATCACCCCGAACTTCCGCAGCACCGTCGCGACAAAACTATTCGGCATGTGAACGTCCGTTTCTCCTGACAGAAACCGCATGAGTGCGCATCCAGAGCCTGCTTCGATCAGGATCACACCGGTGATTTGCCGCCGCCTCCGGATTTCAGCAGTGCACCGTATTTGATGGACGGCCATACCCGAACGAACGTCTCGTACGACCTTTTGATTGCGGCCTCACGCCGGGTGTCTCCCCCCATGACGTCGCGGAGCGTGCTCTCGTACTGCAGCGGTGTCAAGTAACCCACGGACACCCGCCACCTCAGGTACCAGTCGGTGCCGGGGTGCTTCTCCGAGGCCCGGACATAGTTGAGGTACCAGCTCTGTGTGTTCGTCTTCCGGGGCCGGGGGTGAGCCTGGTGCAGGACGGGCACCGAAGGCAGAGCAACGAATGAAGCGCCTGCTTTCCACAGGCGATAGGCCAGCTCCGCGTCCTCCTCGCCCCATCCGAGGAACTGCTCGTCGAAGGACCCCACCGACCGGCACAGTTCGATCGGTACCGAACAGTGACAGCTCGTCAGGCTGATCCAGGGCGCCACACTGCCGCCCCGGGCGATGACATCCAGATGCTCATCGTTGGCCGGCGTGGTGGGCCAGTTCCCGGCTGCGGCTTCGATGGTGTCGATCCTGTGGCGGATGTCCCAGATGTCCCAGAGGGAGACGTTCTGGTAAGTGGGTGTCGAGGTGAGTCTGGGGTCGAGTCCGGTGCTGGCGTTCTTGATGGCTTCGGTGAGGGTGTCGTCGACGGGGAGCAGGGAGAACACTTCGCGCCTGGCTCCGAGTACGACGGTGTTGTCGGTGGATTTCCGGTGCTGGGCGAGGTGTTGGTGGAGCAGGGTGCGTGGGCAGATGCAGTCGTCGTCGATGAACAGGACGATTTCTCCGGTCGCTTCGGCGATGCCGGAGTTGCGGGCGAGGGCCCGGTTGGGCTGGGTGACGGTGACGGAGCGCACGCGGGGGTCGAGCCGGCGGTACCTGTCGATGACGTCGGGGGTCTCGTCGGTCGATCCGTTGTCGACGACGATGATCTCGTAGGTGCCGTTGGGTAGTTCCTGCAGTGTCAGGGATTCCAGCGTCCGTTCGAGGTGCCTTGCCTTGTCGCGTGTGGGGATGACAACGCTGATGTCCATTTATGTAATCGCCCCGCAAGTAGGAATGGAATATTCAACCGCTCTCACCGTCGCGTCGGGGTCGCCGATTCACCGGCAGTCCCGCGGGTCCCGCCATATTTCATGGACGGCCAGAAGCGCACGAACGTGTCGTACTGGCGCTTGATATGGGCCTTGCGGCGGACATCACCTGCCATGACCTCGCGCAGGATGTCCTCGTAGTCGATGTGCGAGATGTAGCGGAGGGACACTCGCCATCGCAGGTACCAATCGGTGCTGGGATGCTTTTCGGTGGCACGGACGTAATTGACGAACCAGCTCTGGTTGTCATCGGAATCAGGCCGGGAATGCACCTGGTGATAGACCGGGGTTCCGGGAAGGGCGACGAACGAGGCGCCTGTCTGCCACAAGCGGTATCCGAGTTCGGTGTCCTCCTCGCCCCATCCGAGGAACTGGTCGTCGAAGGAACCCACCGACCGGCACAGTTCGATCGGAACGGAGACGTGGCACGTCAGGAAACTGAGCCAGGGCGCCACACTGCCACCCTCGGCTATGAGGTCCAGGTGCTCGGCGCGCGCCGCTTTGTCGTGCATGCCGGCTGCGGCTTCGATGGTGTCGATCCTGTGGCGGATGTCCCAGATGTCCCAGAGGGAGACGTTCTGGTAAGTGGGTGTCGAGGTGAGTCTGGGGTCGAGTCCGGTGCTGGCGTTCTTGATGGCTTCGGTGAGGGTGTCGTCGACGGGGAGCAGGGAGAACACTTCGCGCCTGGCTCCGAGTACGACGGTGTTGTCGGTGGATTTCCGGTGCTGGGCGAGGTGTTGGTGGAGCAGGGTGCGTGGGCAGATGCAGTCGTCGTCGATGAACAGGACGATTTCTCCGGTCGCTTCGGCGATGCCGGAGTTGCGGGCGAGGGCCCGGTTGGGCTGGGTGACGGTGACGGAGCGCACGCGGGGGTCGAGCCGGCGGTACCTGTCGATGACGTCGGGGGTCTCGTCGGTCGATCCGTTGTCGACGACGATGATCTCGTAGGTGCCGTTGGGTAGTTCCTGCAGTGTCAGGGATTCCAGCGTCCGTTCGAGGTGCCTTGCCTTGTCGCGTGTGGGGATGACAACGCTGATGTCCATCTATGTAATCGCCCCGCAAGTCGGAATGAAATATGCAGTCAGCGCGCTGGAACTGCTGGACCCCGGTCACCGGAATGACGGACGGCGATATGATCGGCGCCGGTATTCTCTTACGTGGTGAACGCACCGCCCGATGCCACATAAGCCAAAATATTTCTTGCCGGATCCATTGACATCGGCGAAATTGTAAACACCGTTTCGACGGGTGGTCAATACCGGAGTGAGTGCCCGCAGGCCTCTTGCGTGCATTCAGAAGGAATGGCTCTGAATTCTGACTCTGAGTTACGTCGGTCGAGGTTGCCCGGGCGGGGACGTCGCTGCTGGTGGGCGGAGCGGTGACTGCGGACGGGAGGGTCTGTCAGGTTCGGGACGGTGACGGAGTGTGCGGCCGGGTGTCAGGCCGGCAGGGGCT includes these proteins:
- a CDS encoding helix-turn-helix domain-containing protein, which gives rise to MDREQTAGIAGDLESGQDHREQLPQPAEQPTSLMTRSEELQDAASGLLLPLRVTAPDAHPFRARVESAGDGLVRVGIVRSTPHTVRRGPRIMSSTDPDLFKVTLHRRGSALVSQDGPQRRVATGELLALDTSRAYTLVLPDQCEVVVLGMPRDLLGPHAQALTRRSGTSVPTDAGVRALCAAVLSDAGDHLDALAAPRAARSMADALTGLLISALADVSAESVELPGVSLLERIMEYTLANICDPELTGTAVARAHHISLRRLQQLFQGEERTFQAWLLHERLRRIHRDLSDPALRCRSASAIAEHWGIRDTAHLARRLKKGFGCTVTELRQAGQR
- a CDS encoding glycosyltransferase, producing MKLLFMPYASTSGTWGSTVYLLAIARAARQRGHEVLFHACAPSSRLLVENGFEVRDFEGATGPDPDARGAIRDIYDVFTTLGLDRPDYWRHLLEIERDVIEDVQPDVVIADMRPTAAISARRCGVPTVGLASIGTDPRLQKRPEDQALDELARESARPYLGDTVESLPDLLFWSADRKIATSFAQFEPELSDVPGIRYIGYLDGTNRRGLGDLPPRPERLVLAYLSTVGWNSDTMVRSLARSAELAGVHVWCVTNANGRMVDVGDHLRLFDYLPLDELLPESDGLLFHGGQGTALASLFHGIPAIACPGQNYERQYNADRIEGLGCGVHASVMDLRPRTLSGLFSRIVDDPGVRTAARSAQALLRALPGSAGAVDVIESRRP
- a CDS encoding phosphotransferase family protein, whose translation is MPNSFVATVLRKFGVIAEESEGYLESRSGAGIHPVRTADGQSAFLKLTPAAQGPDALAAARRELLFYQRLAPSAPVRSPELLTSADTEDGLAILLAAAGKPLPVTAWTPGMWAALGLELAALHGMPLPADAGPGRPDALRQAMAEPDLPAIEAFWAPTLPLLAEIVSRRAELERQSEALPRVFIHGDCHTDNITHSGESLVLLDWQVSGSGRPVSDLAFLNVRAVPAGVTAPPELLDAYLSGCPHDRRTLELALLAEELAVFVFQWPPFAAYNNPTGIDRVRQRTRDLSERWFDARNEAGGKR
- a CDS encoding glycosyltransferase family 2 protein, which encodes MDISVVIPTRDKARHLERTLESLTLQELPNGTYEIIVVDNGSTDETPDVIDRYRRLDPRVRSVTVTQPNRALARNSGIAEATGEIVLFIDDDCICPRTLLHQHLAQHRKSTDNTVVLGARREVFSLLPVDDTLTEAIKNASTGLDPRLTSTPTYQNVSLWDIWDIRHRIDTIEAAAGNWPTTPANDEHLDVIARGGSVAPWISLTSCHCSVPIELCRSVGSFDEQFLGWGEEDAELAYRLWKAGASFVALPSVPVLHQAHPRPRKTNTQSWYLNYVRASEKHPGTDWYLRWRVSVGYLTPLQYESTLRDVMGGDTRREAAIKRSYETFVRVWPSIKYGALLKSGGGGKSPV
- a CDS encoding glycosyltransferase yields the protein MDISVVIPTRDKARHLERTLESLTLQELPNGTYEIIVVDNGSTDETPDVIDRYRRLDPRVRSVTVTQPNRALARNSGIAEATGEIVLFIDDDCICPRTLLHQHLAQHRKSTDNTVVLGARREVFSLLPVDDTLTEAIKNASTGLDPRLTSTPTYQNVSLWDIWDIRHRIDTIEAAAGMHDKAARAEHLDLIAEGGSVAPWLSFLTCHVSVPIELCRSVGSFDDQFLGWGEEDTELGYRLWQTGASFVALPGTPVYHQVHSRPDSDDNQSWFVNYVRATEKHPSTDWYLRWRVSLRYISHIDYEDILREVMAGDVRRKAHIKRQYDTFVRFWPSMKYGGTRGTAGESATPTRR